The DNA segment TGCTGCTGTCGAAGCAACCGCAGTTGAAGTAGCGACCGCAGCTTCCTGTGCGAAAGCTGAAGATGCTGCCAAGAGTGTTGTAACAAACATGAAGAGATTCTTTTTCATCGCTATTTCCTTTATGAGTTTCTTCGTTAAGCCATTTATTTGTTAATTCGTTCGCAATCAATAAGTGTTGGTCGTCTAGTGATCGTCGGCCGTCGCCAAAGACACGTAAACCATCGACAACATAGTGAACACGAACGCTTGTACCAGAGATACAAATGTTCCCATGCCGTAGAAAATTACGGGCACGAGGACCTTTGTTAAATCGATAAACGTGCCTAGAATCGTGTGATCCGCTGACATGTTAATCGAAAGACGCATGCCCAGACTGAAGGGGCGCACAGAGTGAGAAATCAATTCTATTGGGAGCATCAGCCAAGCTAGCCACCAAACCGGTCCAAAAAAATGTGCGATATAATGCCATCCACCGTGCATCAGCCCAATGATGTTGTAAGTAGCAAACGAGAATAGCCCAATTGCCAATGCTGCGTTGATGTTACTCGTAGCTGCCGTCATCCCAGGAATTAGGCCAAATAGATTGCTGAAAGCGATGAAAAGGAAAACAGCGCCGAACAACGGAACGTATTTTCGCCCCTCAGTGCCGATGACCTCACGGACTAAGTTGTCCATGAATTCAACGACGACCTCGAACATGCCCTTGATCGAAAATTTCGGTGCGGGAGTGATCGCGGCTTCACCCGAACCTAGAGAGATTTTTGCGGCGACACTCAAAGCAACGACAAGACCTGTGACAGTAACGTTTGCCGCCACGTAAGTGTACTCGTGTGGTACGTGTGCGAGATCAAATAATGTAAAGTAACTTCCTGCCACGAACTTTACCTCTTCACCGTACAGTCTTTTTCACGGTCCTCTTCACGATCTTCTGCGGCCTTCAACTTTGTCGACCGGCGGTTCATTTGGATCACCTGTGGAAGAACTCTTTAACAAGTTCTCTCCAACAAAGACACCAAGAACCGCAGGAAGTATCGATGCTAAGCCTGCTGAAAACACGATCAAGGTCATAAATGTCGATCCCATCTGCAGGTCGGAGCCTTTAGTTGCCTCAACGGGCAAGTTGGATAAGACCCACAGATTGAACCGATCGAAGGCGGACGGAGTCGTCAGCCAATAAAGTACCCCGATCGACAATGCGAATTTGGATACAATGATACCAACAGAGAGGGCAACGCTTTTTTTCTCGAGAATTCGCGGCCATGC comes from the Deltaproteobacteria bacterium genome and includes:
- the atpB gene encoding F0F1 ATP synthase subunit A; the encoded protein is MAGSYFTLFDLAHVPHEYTYVAANVTVTGLVVALSVAAKISLGSGEAAITPAPKFSIKGMFEVVVEFMDNLVREVIGTEGRKYVPLFGAVFLFIAFSNLFGLIPGMTAATSNINAALAIGLFSFATYNIIGLMHGGWHYIAHFFGPVWWLAWLMLPIELISHSVRPFSLGMRLSINMSADHTILGTFIDLTKVLVPVIFYGMGTFVSLVQAFVFTMLSMVYVSLATADDH